Within Micromonospora parathelypteridis, the genomic segment CTGCCGCTTCGGCAGCGTCGAACGACGAGAGCGGTTCCGGCCCCCTGGCCTGGACCGGCTGGGTGGTCGCGGTCGTCGCGGCGGTGGCGGGATTCATTGGTTGGCGCCGCCCCGCGCCCGCCGGCAGATCCTCCGGCCGGGGCCGCGCATCGAAGGCGCCCTCGGGCCGACGCGACTCCGAACCCCGAGCCGGGAGCAAGACCACCGGCGGCAAGACCGGTACGACCGGCGGCAGTCGTCGAGGCGGCGCGGCCGGTTCCGGCGGCAGGCAGCGCGGCGTCGCCGTGCCCGCGGGGCGTAGGAGCGGGGCACTCGTCACCGCCAGGACCGCCGCGACCGGGTCAACGCCGGCAGGTCAACAGGCGGGGTCGACGCAGGCACCAGCCACCCCGGAGGACGAGTCGCGGTCCACCCCCGCCGACCCTCTGCTGCAGCATGTCGCTGCCGGGACACCCGGGTCTCGGCTGAGCAACACGCACCTGGCGCTGCTCGTCGGTGGGCTGACGCTGGCCCTGCTCGCCGGGTTCGGGCTGGCCCGCATCGGTACGGGCACCGAGGAACCGACCAGCAACGCGCGGCAGCCCGCCGGCGCTCCGGCTACCTCCGGGCGAGCGATATCCGCAGGCGATGGGCATCAACACCCGGCAGGAACCGGCCCGCACTCGCACCCCGGCGACGGGGGCACGGGCGAGACGCTGGCGGCGGGGACGACGGTCAGCGCCGGCGGGTACACGCTGCAACCGCTGGAGCGATCCCAACCACCCGGGGTACGCGCGGACTACCGGTTCCGGATCGTCGGGACCGACCGGCAGGCGGCGACACGCTTCGCGGTGGTCCACGACAAGCCGTTGCACATGATCGTGGTGGGTCGCGACCTGAGCGGCTACCAGCATCTGCACCCGACGATGGCCTCCGATGGCACCTGGAGCGTCCCCCTGACGCTGGCCCGGCCCGGTGGCTACCGCATCTACGCCGACTTCTCCGTGACCGCGGCCGACGGTGCCCAACTGCCTCTCGTCCTGGGCGTCGACCACCATGTTGCTGGCGCGTACGCGCCGGCCGCCCTGCCACCGGCGCAGGCACAAGCGGCGGCTGGGCCGTTCGAGGTGTCGATGACCGGCACGCCAACGGTGGCGGTGACGGCGCCGGTGCAGTTCCAGGTCAACCGCGCCGGCACGGCGGAGTCGGCGCAACTGGAGCGGTACCTGGGCGCGTACGGGCACCTGGTCGTGGTCCGCGAGGGTGACCTCGGCTACGTACACGTCCACCCCGAGCCGGAACTGGTCGACGGAACGGTCAAGTTCTGGCTGACCGCTCCGAGTTCCGGCCGGTACCGAGCGTTCTTCGACTTCCAGGTTGGCGGGAAGGTGCACACCGCCGAGTACACGATCAACCTGCCGTGAGGTGAGGGGTCGGTAGACGCCCGCGCGGCCCGATCGGCGGCCGGTCGTCGGCAGCCAGGTGACGTCATTTGCCAGCCATACCGGAACTTTTCCGCTGGTGGTGCCGACCAACCTGACGCCAGACCCGTTACCGAAGGGACCGTTCATGCCCAGCACCACCCACGCCGGCGCAGGCCGCCGCCCGGTCGCTCTGCTCGCCACCGCCGCCCTCCTGGCAGTCGGTGTCGCCGGCTGCGGATCGTCGGAAACCCCGTCGTCCGCCGCTGCGGGCCCGTCGGCGTCGGCGAGCGTCGCCGCGGGCGTGGTCGGCATCCGTGACCCGTGGGTGAAGGCCGCCGACAAGGGCATGACCGCGGCGTTCGGCACGCTGGTCAACGACACCGAGACCGACGTCACCATCACCGGCGCCTCCACCGAGGTGTCTCGGATGGAACTGCATGAGATGACCATGAAGGACGGAAAGATGGTCATGCAGGCCAAGCCGGGCGGCATCGTGATCAAGGCGAAGAGCACACATGTGCTCGAGCCGGGGGGCGACCACCTGATGCTGATGGACGTGAAGCAGCCGGTGCAGGCTGGCGACGAGCTGACCTTCACCCTCACCTTCGCCGACCTCAGGACCCAGACGTTCACCGCGGTGGCCAAGCCGTTCACCGGCGCCCAGGAGAGCTACGCGCCCGGCCATGGGGCCAGCCCGACGCCGGGAATGAGCATGAGCCCGGCCTCATGACCCCGGAACCCACTCTCCGTCCGGTGAGCAGACGTGGCCTGCTCACCGGCGGTGCCCTCGCCGCTGGAGGCGCGTTCGCCGGTGTCGCCGGAGTCACCGCGATCGGCGACAAGCAGGCCGAGGACCGCGACGACCGGCTGCCCGAGGCCGTGCCCGTCGCCGCCGTCGGTAGCACGGTCGAGCCGTTCCACGGGCCTCGGCAGGCTGGCGTCGCCACCGACCCGCAGGCCCACGCGTCGTTCGTGGCGCTCACTCTTCGCGCCGGCATCGAGCGGGCCGCGGCGGGTCGGATGCTGCGGCTGCTGACCGACGACGCCGCCCGCCTCACCCAGGGCAAGCCCGCCCTGGCCGACACCGAGGCCGAACTCGGCCTGCTGCCTGCACGACTGACCGTGACCTTCGGCTTCGGCCCCGGCCTGTACCGGGCGGCCGGCGTCGAGGACCGGCGGCCGGCATCCCTGGCCGAGCTGCCCTCGTTCCGCATCGACCGGCTCCAGCCGGCCTGGTCCGGCGGCGACCTGTTGCTGCAGATCTGCGCCGACGACCCGATAACCGTCGCGCACGCCCAACGAGTCCTGCTCAAGGACAGCCGGCCCTTCGCCACCGTCCGGTGGGTCCAGCAGGGCTTCCGCCGCAGCCCTGGCGTGGAGCCCGGCGGCCGCACCCAACGCAACCTGTTCGGCCAACTCGACGGCACCGCCAACCCCCGACCCGGGACGCCGATGGACTCCGCCGTCTGGGTGCCCGACGGCCCCGCGTGGCTGCGCGACAGCACCACCCTTGTCGTACGACGCATCAGCATGAACCTGGAGACCTGGGACCTGCTCGGCCGCGCCGACCGTGAACTCGCCAGCGGCCGACGCCTCGACACCGGCGCGCCCCTGACCGGCACCGCCGAACACGACGAACCCGACTTCGCCGCCACCGGCCCGGACGGGCTCACCGTCATCCCGGACTTCTCCCACCTCACCCGGGCACACGTCACCGACGACCGGCTGAAGATCCTGCGTCGGCCCTACAACTACGACGGCGCTCCGATAACGGAGGGCCACGCGGACAGCGGGCTGATCTTCACCTCGTACCAGGCCGACATCAGCCGACAGTTCCTCCCCATCCAACGTCGGCTGGCCGAGCGGGACCTGCTCAACGAATGGACCACCCCGATCGGATCCGCTGTCTTCGCCATCCCGCCCGGCTGCCCGCCCGGCGGTTGGATCGGCGAGCAGGTGCTCGGATGAACCGCCCCATCGGAGAGTCGCTCACCAGGACCGTCCCGTTGTCCCGCTCCCGAGCCGTCCGGCTCGTTGTCGCGGTGCTCGCCGCCCTGGTGGCACTGCTCGTCCCGGCCGGTCCCGCCTGGGCGCACAACTCGCTCAGGTCCGCGTCGCCGGCCAAGGACGCGACACTGCCCAGCGCACCTACCGAGCTCACGCTCGAATTCATGCAGCGGCTCGATCCCACGTTCACCACCATCGTGCTCACCGACGCCTCCAAGCGGAAGATCCCGACGGGCGACCCGGTGGTCGCCGGGGCGAGGAGCACGGTCAAGGTGAGCGACACCCTGCCGAACGGCACGTACACGGTCGCGTACCGGGTGGTCTCCACCGACGGGCACCCGGTCCAGGGGTCTTATCCCTTCACGGTGGCCGACCCTTCGGCCACCGCAGCGCAGACCAGCACAGCCGCCCAAGGGGCCAGCCCATCGGCCGCCGCAGCGGCGGAGCCCGATCGCGGTCCGGGAGCCGGTGTCCTCGTGGGCGGCGGCGCGCTGGCCGCCCTCGCCGTGGTGGCGACCAGCCTGCTGTGGCGGCGGTCGACTCGTCGCCGACCGTAAATCCGCGCCTCCCGCCGCTGCGACAGCTCATCACTCCAGAGTCAAGGTCAACAAGTGTCCGACACAGATTCGCATCAGCTCGCCGCCGACAGCTCCGGCAGTGCCTCCACGATCGTCACGGCCGCGCCAGCGACCACCCGAGCTCGAATCAACGCTCGGCGCGCAGACGCCGGAGGGTCCAGCTGGTTGATCGCGGTTGCCGCCGGCATGTCGGGGGTCGCCCTGCTGCTGCTCGGCCTGCGGCTCGGCGGCGCCCTCACGGCCGCGATCCCGGGCCTGCCCGACGCGGGACCGGCGACGACCTGGGCGCTGCCAGCGGTCCGGCTGCTCTCCGACGGGCTGGCCACCGTCACCGTCGGGATGCTGGTGACCGCCGCGTTCCTGTTGCCCGGCGACGAACGCAGCGTCTCGCCCCACGGCTATATGCTCCTGCGACGGGCGAGTATCGCGGCGGTCGGATGGGCGGTGGCGGCGCTGTCGCTGATCGTGCTGACGGTCTCCGACCTGCTCGGGCAGCCCCTGGACACGCTCCGACCCTCGACAGTGGTCAGCTTCGCCACCACCATCGCCCAAGGGCAGTCCCTCGCGCTGCAGGCAGGTCTGGCTCTGACGGTGGCCCTCCTGTCGCGCGCTGGTGTCTCCCGAGGGCTCGCTGCGACCGTCGCCGTCCTGGCTTGCGTCGCGGTACTGCCCCCGGCCTTCACCGGCCACGCCGCCGGGGCCGGCAACCACCAGATCGCGGTCACCAGCCTGGCCCTGCACATCCTCGCCGCCGCGATGTGGATCGGCGGGCTCGTCGCCCTGCTGATGGTGCGACGCAACCGGCTGCTCGCCGATGCCGTCGCCCGGTACAGCCGCCTCGCGCTGGGCTGCTTCGTCGCCGTGACGGTGAGCGGCGCTGCCAATGCTGCCGTACGGCTCGGCGCGGTGGAGCAGCTCTGGCACTCCCGCTACGGCTGGCTGGTCCTCGGCAAACTCGCCGCGCTGCTGATCCTCGGCGCCGCCGGCGCGGCACACCGCACCCGTACCCTGCCAGCCTTGCGCGCCGGCCAGCGGCGCGCCTTCGGCCGGTTGGCCGCCGGGGAGCTGATCGTGTTCGCCGCCACCGTGGGACTGGCGGTGGCGCTGTCCCGCAGCCCTACCCCCGCCGCCGTCTCCAGCAGCGAGGCCGACCCGATCACCGAGTTGCTCGGCTTCCCGCTGCCCGCCGCGCCCACGCCCGAAAACCTGCTTGGGCAACCCCTGCCGGACATGTTCTTCCTGACCCTCTGCGCCCTGGGTATCGGCGGGTACCTGAGCGGCGTACGGCGACTGCACGCCGACGGGCACCGGTGGCCGGCGACCCGGACGGCGAGCTGGGTCGGCGGGATGCTGCTGCTGGCCGCGGCCACCAATCTGGGCGTCGCCGGCTACGCCTACGTGCTGTTCAGCGCGCACATGGCCCAACACATGGTGCTGTCGATGGTGGTGCCGATCCTGCTGGTCGGCGGCGCACCGGTCACGCTCGCCCTACGTACCCTGCGCCGACCGGCCGACCCGCAGGTACGCGGTGCCCGGGAATGGCTGCTCATCGCGGTGCGCAGCCGGCCGACCAAGCTGCTCACGCACCCCCTCGTCGCGCTCGGCATCTACTCCGTCAGCCTGTTCGGCCTGTACTTCAGCGACCTGCTCGGCGTACTGATGCGCTCGCACCTCGGTCACCTGGCGATGCTCACCCACTTCGTGGTCGCCGGCTACCTGATGTTCTGGGTGCTCATCGGCGTCGACCCGGGCCGTCGGCGCCTCCCCCACCCCCTGCTCGTGACCATCCATCTCGCGTCGATGATGGCGCACGGCTTCTTCGGCCTGGTCCTGATGCAGACCACCACCGTGATCGCGCCCGACTGGTACATCTCCGTGCACCCCGCCTGGGCGTCATCGCTGCTCGACGACCAGAAGCTCGGCGCCGGCATCGCCTGGGCGTTCGGGGAGATCCCCGCCGCGATTGTCATGATCATTCTGGTTCGTCAGTGGATCCGAGCCGACCAGCGCGAACAGGCCCGCCTCGACCGGGCCGCCGACCGGGCCGACGCCGCGGGCGAGGATGACGACCTCGCCCGTTACAACGCGTTCCTCGCCGTTGCGGGGCAGGACGCCGAAGACCCTCGACGAACGACCGGTCCCGGGTTCCACCAGATCTGAACAGCCGCGTCGACCACGTCGAGCTTGGCCCGTGCCTGGTTTGGCAAGTCCGTGGGAACCGCGCGTTGCATCCTCCCGACTACCACATCAAGCGGGAGCCGATGCGCACGAACCGCCCGCCGACGCGCCACCAGTACGAGGACCGACCATCGGGCGCGACCCGACGAGCCGATCGGACGAACATGTCTCTCACCGAGTTGTCCGGCACGCCGACGCCGGAGCCCGCTGCGGCCGACGACGCACCCGCCCGGCCGTCACGGCGAGCCTCGCCGTTGGGCGCGCTGCTGCTCCGGCTGCACTTCTACGCCGGTGTCCTCGTCGCACCGTTCCTGGTGGTCGCCGCGTTGACTGGTCTGGCCTACACCACGACCCCGCAACTGGACAACATTCTCTACGGAGACCAGTTGACGGTCGCCCAGGTGGGTGAGCGTCCGCTACCGCTGGCCGAGCAGGTCGGCGCCGCGCGAAACGCGCACCCCGACGGCAGCATCACCGCCGTGCAGCCCGGCGACGGCGACCGCACCACAAAGGTGATGTTCTCCCTGCCGGAGCTCGGCGACAAACAGCACACCGTCTACATCGACCCCTACACCGCCGAGTCCCAGGGGCAGCTCACCACCTGGTTCGGCTCCACACCGGCCGCCACCTGGCTGGACGACCTGCACCGCCACCTGCACCTGGGCACGGTGGGCGAGCACTATTCCGAACTGGCCGCAAGCTGGCTCTGGGTGCTAGCTCTCGGTGGAGTCATCCTGTGGTGGCGCCGCCGCAGCACCGCTCGCGCCACCGCCCGACACCTGCTCGTGCCGGACCTGTCCGCCGGCAGAGGCGTCCGCCGCACCCGGGGTTGGCACGCCACCACCGGCATCTGGCTCGCCGTCGGCCTGCTCTTCCTCTCGGCGACCGGACTGACCTGGTCCCGCTATGCCGGGGCGAACTTCAGCGCCGGCCTCGACGCGCTCGACGCTCGCACTCCGGAGATCTCCACCAGCCTCGCCGCCGCCCCGGCCGGGACCGACGGCGGCAGCCACCACCACGGTGACGCCGGGGCGGGCGGGCTGGTCGAGTCGGCGGCTTTCGACCGCGTACTGACGGTCGCACGTGACGCGGGCCTCTCCGGCCCGGTCGAGATCGCCCCGGCGACCGCGCCGGGCTCGGCCTGGACCGTCACGCAGACCGACAACACGTGGCCGGTCGCCAAGGACCGCGTCGCCGTCGACCCCGCCACCGACACGATCACCGACCGCAGCGACTTCGCCGACTGGCCCCTGCTGGCCAAACTCAGCGGCCTCGGCATCCAGGCCCACATGGGCCTGCTGTTCGGCCTGGCCAACCAGATCCTGCTCGCCGCGCTCGCCCTCGGGCTGCTCTGCGTCATCGTCTGGGGCTACCGCATGTGGTGGCAGCGCCGACCCACCCGCGGCGACCGCCGCGCCCTCGCGGGCACCCCGCCGACCCGCGGCGGCCTACGCGGCCTCCCGTTCTGGGCGCTGCTGATCGGCGTACCGGTGACCGTGGCGATCGGCTGGGCGCTGCCGCTGTTCGGGCTCACCCTGCTGACCTTCCTCGTCGTCGACGTCGTGGTGGGAGCGGTGTCGCGACGTCGACGTCCTGCCGCCGCCCCCACCTCCCCGGCACCGGCCGGCAGCTGACGCCGCGTCGGTGCCCGGTCGCCGCTGCCTGGACGACCGGGACGATCCGACCGCCGCGATCCTCAGCAGGACGACGAGCCGGCCCGGACCGGGACATCCGTGCCGTCAGAGGTTGCCACGGTGCGTGGCCCACTCGTGCTCGAGGATGGACATGTCGTGGGCGTCGATCCAATCGCCGTCAAAACACAGGGCGTGGCGACGAGTGCCTTCGTGAACGAAGCCGAGCTTCTCGTAGACGTGGCGGGCGCGGGGATTGAAGTCGAAGACCTCGAGCCCGACCCGATGCATTCCGAGCTCGTCGAAGGCGTAGCGGACGAGGAGGCGAGTAGCTTCGGTGCCCAGTCCGCGACCGCGCCCCTCCGGCCCGATGAGGGTGCGGAAGCTGACGCTGCGGGCATCGGGGTCCCAACAGTTGAGGACTGCCTCGCCGACGAGGCGGCGTGTGGCCTTGTCCACGACGGCCAGGTCCAGCCGGTCGTCGGTGGCGCCCCGTGAGCCGTACCAGTCGCGGCTGCCCTCAAGGGGTGGGGCAACTCCCAGGTCCGCGCTGTTGCTGACGCTTCCAGTGAGGCGGCCCACCTCGGGGTCGGCCATGATTGCGATCATGGCCTCGGCATCGTCGACAGTTACGGGCCGCAGCGTGACCAGGTGTCCGGTCAGGGTCGGCTTGTGGCTGAGATCCTTCATTGGCTCTTCCCCCGCGACTATTGAACAGCACTCACGATTGTCCCAACGTGGCCGCGTCACCCTAACGGGTCGACGCCGATGAGGGACGAGCAAACCGCCGGTGATCGGAATGGCGGATGCCAATGCCTCAGCAGAGGCAGTGCGTTCCCCTCTGCTGGGGAGGAGGAGTCATCCATCGCCGGAGAGCATCGCGGCCGGTGGTGGCGACCCGCTTCAGCCTGACCAGACCCGAGTGCGCGCTGTGCGCCACTGCGAAGCCCTACGCCACCGAGCAGAGCTGCTGGTCACTCCAGGAGTTGTTTCAGTGCGCCGAGGTTGTCGCGCATCCCGCCCCTGAAGAGTCGCTCGGCGAGCGGTCCGAGGAGTGCGGCCGGGCCGGTGAGTCCGGCTGCGCTGATCGTGCCCTCGAGGATGAGTCTCGTGGTGTCGCGTGCGGGCCGGACGAGGTAGCGATAGGTGAACGGAGTAGGTCCGCTCAGTGATGTGAAGACGACCTCCTCGCCCTCTGCATGCTTGGTGATTGACACGTCGTTGAGGGCGGGCCCACCGGGGAGATCTCGATACACCTTGTATCGGGTTCCCAGGCCGCGGATGCCGCCGATGCGCTCCACGCGCCGCACTGCGGAATACCACCTCGGCATGGTGGTGAAGTCGGCGACAAATTCAAACACCCGCTCCGCTGGGGCAGCGATGTCGAGGCCTAGCTGAAAGGTCATGGGATCCCCTGTGTACGCGCCGCGCCCAGCGACGCGGTCATTCCGTTTGCTTCTTCTCGGCGGCGAGGCGGTTCGCGAGAGCTGAGCCGGCGGGCGACTGTCGGGTGAAGCCGTCGAGGAACCTGAGGAAGGCGCCGATGTCCGCTCCCTCACTGGCACGGTCGAGCAGGTCGTACAGCCGGTTCTCGATCTCTGCGACGCGGAGGGCCTTGTCCCGTCCCTGCTCGGTGAGCATGAGCCTGACCTGCCGCCGGTCGTGTTCACTCGTGGTTCTCTCCACGAGACCCGCGGCGACGAGTCGGTCGACGATGCGGCTGGGGCTGGTGCCGGTGTCGCAGACGAGCATGTCGCCGAGTTCTCTGAGCGCGAGCGGTCCGTGGTCGCCGATGATGCGCAGTGCTTCCGACTGCGCCGGCGTTACGCCGATCTCGGACAGCAGCACGGTGAGCTGGCGGTTGCCTTCTCGTTGTGCTGCGAGGATGAGGTAGCGAAGCTGCTCGGCTGTTCTCACACCTGCATCGTGCCGTGTTCTCGCAGCGCCGTGGCCAGGAGCCCGGCCGCCGAAGGGTCGTGTGCGGCGAGAATCGGCATGCTCGGATGGCGGGCGGCCAACATGTTGACTCGCTTGGTGACCTCGTGCAGTCCGCGGGCGTCGCCGACTCCGGGGATGCGATCGGCCGCGAGACGCTGCACGTCGTAGGTGACGTCACCGACGAACAGCATGGGCGGCAGCCCCTCACCGCGTAGCAGCAGCGACATCGAGCCCGGCGTGTGCCCGGGGGTTGGCAGCAACAACAGCGAGCCATCGCCCATGACGTCGTGGGCGTGCGTGAACGGCGCGATGGCGGGGTCTTCGACGCGCTGCGGGGTGACAGCCGTGAACCTGACGCCGGGCACGTGGATGTGCTCCCGCATCAGCCCGGCGAAGACTGCGAACTTCTTGTCGACCTCCGCGAGTTCGGCGGCATCGACCAGAATCCGCGCCGATCTCGGCAGCTCCCGCAGGCCGCCGATGTGGTCTTGATGCAGGTGGGAGACGATCGCCACGCGCACGTCGGCGATGTCGTAACCCTGATCGCGAAGTCG encodes:
- a CDS encoding copper resistance CopC family protein, whose product is MRRLPQTPGRVVSALLALVLASAVALLASAQPAAAHGTLAMSTPGDGATLREPLAAVQLYFTEKVAANAYFTITAPGGARVDNGWTYGEPKPLDKPVREYFLVEGKFEPREYKTGFPAVVTVAHLPAAGQYSVSYLSVASDGDAVRGTMTFRYTGRATAAPQGWSPPTHQPDPSLVAAIEQHSTSGQASAAPAGSAAPAAGSAAPATAAASAASNDESGSGPLAWTGWVVAVVAAVAGFIGWRRPAPAGRSSGRGRASKAPSGRRDSEPRAGSKTTGGKTGTTGGSRRGGAAGSGGRQRGVAVPAGRRSGALVTARTAATGSTPAGQQAGSTQAPATPEDESRSTPADPLLQHVAAGTPGSRLSNTHLALLVGGLTLALLAGFGLARIGTGTEEPTSNARQPAGAPATSGRAISAGDGHQHPAGTGPHSHPGDGGTGETLAAGTTVSAGGYTLQPLERSQPPGVRADYRFRIVGTDRQAATRFAVVHDKPLHMIVVGRDLSGYQHLHPTMASDGTWSVPLTLARPGGYRIYADFSVTAADGAQLPLVLGVDHHVAGAYAPAALPPAQAQAAAGPFEVSMTGTPTVAVTAPVQFQVNRAGTAESAQLERYLGAYGHLVVVREGDLGYVHVHPEPELVDGTVKFWLTAPSSGRYRAFFDFQVGGKVHTAEYTINLP
- a CDS encoding copper chaperone PCu(A)C, with amino-acid sequence MPSTTHAGAGRRPVALLATAALLAVGVAGCGSSETPSSAAAGPSASASVAAGVVGIRDPWVKAADKGMTAAFGTLVNDTETDVTITGASTEVSRMELHEMTMKDGKMVMQAKPGGIVIKAKSTHVLEPGGDHLMLMDVKQPVQAGDELTFTLTFADLRTQTFTAVAKPFTGAQESYAPGHGASPTPGMSMSPAS
- a CDS encoding Dyp-type peroxidase, which translates into the protein MTPEPTLRPVSRRGLLTGGALAAGGAFAGVAGVTAIGDKQAEDRDDRLPEAVPVAAVGSTVEPFHGPRQAGVATDPQAHASFVALTLRAGIERAAAGRMLRLLTDDAARLTQGKPALADTEAELGLLPARLTVTFGFGPGLYRAAGVEDRRPASLAELPSFRIDRLQPAWSGGDLLLQICADDPITVAHAQRVLLKDSRPFATVRWVQQGFRRSPGVEPGGRTQRNLFGQLDGTANPRPGTPMDSAVWVPDGPAWLRDSTTLVVRRISMNLETWDLLGRADRELASGRRLDTGAPLTGTAEHDEPDFAATGPDGLTVIPDFSHLTRAHVTDDRLKILRRPYNYDGAPITEGHADSGLIFTSYQADISRQFLPIQRRLAERDLLNEWTTPIGSAVFAIPPGCPPGGWIGEQVLG
- a CDS encoding copper resistance CopC family protein — encoded protein: MNRPIGESLTRTVPLSRSRAVRLVVAVLAALVALLVPAGPAWAHNSLRSASPAKDATLPSAPTELTLEFMQRLDPTFTTIVLTDASKRKIPTGDPVVAGARSTVKVSDTLPNGTYTVAYRVVSTDGHPVQGSYPFTVADPSATAAQTSTAAQGASPSAAAAAEPDRGPGAGVLVGGGALAALAVVATSLLWRRSTRRRP
- a CDS encoding cytochrome c oxidase assembly protein — protein: MSDTDSHQLAADSSGSASTIVTAAPATTRARINARRADAGGSSWLIAVAAGMSGVALLLLGLRLGGALTAAIPGLPDAGPATTWALPAVRLLSDGLATVTVGMLVTAAFLLPGDERSVSPHGYMLLRRASIAAVGWAVAALSLIVLTVSDLLGQPLDTLRPSTVVSFATTIAQGQSLALQAGLALTVALLSRAGVSRGLAATVAVLACVAVLPPAFTGHAAGAGNHQIAVTSLALHILAAAMWIGGLVALLMVRRNRLLADAVARYSRLALGCFVAVTVSGAANAAVRLGAVEQLWHSRYGWLVLGKLAALLILGAAGAAHRTRTLPALRAGQRRAFGRLAAGELIVFAATVGLAVALSRSPTPAAVSSSEADPITELLGFPLPAAPTPENLLGQPLPDMFFLTLCALGIGGYLSGVRRLHADGHRWPATRTASWVGGMLLLAAATNLGVAGYAYVLFSAHMAQHMVLSMVVPILLVGGAPVTLALRTLRRPADPQVRGAREWLLIAVRSRPTKLLTHPLVALGIYSVSLFGLYFSDLLGVLMRSHLGHLAMLTHFVVAGYLMFWVLIGVDPGRRRLPHPLLVTIHLASMMAHGFFGLVLMQTTTVIAPDWYISVHPAWASSLLDDQKLGAGIAWAFGEIPAAIVMIILVRQWIRADQREQARLDRAADRADAAGEDDDLARYNAFLAVAGQDAEDPRRTTGPGFHQI
- a CDS encoding PepSY-associated TM helix domain-containing protein is translated as MSLTELSGTPTPEPAAADDAPARPSRRASPLGALLLRLHFYAGVLVAPFLVVAALTGLAYTTTPQLDNILYGDQLTVAQVGERPLPLAEQVGAARNAHPDGSITAVQPGDGDRTTKVMFSLPELGDKQHTVYIDPYTAESQGQLTTWFGSTPAATWLDDLHRHLHLGTVGEHYSELAASWLWVLALGGVILWWRRRSTARATARHLLVPDLSAGRGVRRTRGWHATTGIWLAVGLLFLSATGLTWSRYAGANFSAGLDALDARTPEISTSLAAAPAGTDGGSHHHGDAGAGGLVESAAFDRVLTVARDAGLSGPVEIAPATAPGSAWTVTQTDNTWPVAKDRVAVDPATDTITDRSDFADWPLLAKLSGLGIQAHMGLLFGLANQILLAALALGLLCVIVWGYRMWWQRRPTRGDRRALAGTPPTRGGLRGLPFWALLIGVPVTVAIGWALPLFGLTLLTFLVVDVVVGAVSRRRRPAAAPTSPAPAGS
- a CDS encoding GNAT family N-acetyltransferase → MKDLSHKPTLTGHLVTLRPVTVDDAEAMIAIMADPEVGRLTGSVSNSADLGVAPPLEGSRDWYGSRGATDDRLDLAVVDKATRRLVGEAVLNCWDPDARSVSFRTLIGPEGRGRGLGTEATRLLVRYAFDELGMHRVGLEVFDFNPRARHVYEKLGFVHEGTRRHALCFDGDWIDAHDMSILEHEWATHRGNL
- a CDS encoding SRPBCC family protein, whose product is MTFQLGLDIAAPAERVFEFVADFTTMPRWYSAVRRVERIGGIRGLGTRYKVYRDLPGGPALNDVSITKHAEGEEVVFTSLSGPTPFTYRYLVRPARDTTRLILEGTISAAGLTGPAALLGPLAERLFRGGMRDNLGALKQLLE
- a CDS encoding MarR family winged helix-turn-helix transcriptional regulator codes for the protein MRTAEQLRYLILAAQREGNRQLTVLLSEIGVTPAQSEALRIIGDHGPLALRELGDMLVCDTGTSPSRIVDRLVAAGLVERTTSEHDRRQVRLMLTEQGRDKALRVAEIENRLYDLLDRASEGADIGAFLRFLDGFTRQSPAGSALANRLAAEKKQTE
- a CDS encoding MBL fold metallo-hydrolase, coding for MSRHLRSTMKPIKRVTVVSTGTVQIRPEHRETNGTPLLWWLNTSRRWTEPLPINVYVIEHDKGLVLFDTGQDRRSLTDPGYFPGGPAGQIYRRLAKFDIPAGATLTDRLRDQGYDIADVRVAIVSHLHQDHIGGLRELPRSARILVDAAELAEVDKKFAVFAGLMREHIHVPGVRFTAVTPQRVEDPAIAPFTHAHDVMGDGSLLLLPTPGHTPGSMSLLLRGEGLPPMLFVGDVTYDVQRLAADRIPGVGDARGLHEVTKRVNMLAARHPSMPILAAHDPSAAGLLATALREHGTMQV